The Pelmatolapia mariae isolate MD_Pm_ZW linkage group LG9, Pm_UMD_F_2, whole genome shotgun sequence genome has a segment encoding these proteins:
- the LOC134634666 gene encoding B-cell receptor CD22-like, which produces MVTVDMLLIVLFVPAALAGCSVKTALSITAPKKLEALSGSCLQIPCSFTLKEGQTFNSTRKTFGVWIKNGPRFGKNPNNVIFNSSGAVSIYPMSVTGNLSQRDCTTLFSNLTTTYTDTYFFRVEREPFKATASCDPLQITVRDSPWRPNITISGDLKEKESVTITCSALTPCPHSPPQLTWNLQQDSHNKIEENTDGSFTTKIQQTITLSDTHDGKKINCSARYPVNQGKDTKTAETEETLSVSFAPKDTSASISPSGLVSAGSWVKLTCSSRAKPPVSSFTWFKKSRDGAVKVSEGEIYSFNVTDGGVYYCVATNDLGNQTSAEMILTVTEQPSSWWAAVGGISGIIIFICMVFVFWQLKSAHRPSHQTWSLSLQEAARTAENEDVHYGEIDFSKQRPSLDPVQESTQQQDLVFSQVKVCKTPNSLTQTCDGPECIYAQVQKK; this is translated from the exons ATGGTGACAGTCGACATGTTGCTGATTGTCCTCTTTGTTCCAG CTGCTTTGGCTGGTTGTTCTGTTAAAACAGCACTCTCCATAACTGCACCAAAGAAGCTGGAAGCACTGAGTGGATCTTGTTTGCAAATCCCATGTAGCTTCACACTCAAAGAAGGGCAGACATTTAACAGCACAAGAAAAACGTTTGGAGTGTGGATTAAAAATGGTCCTAGATTTGGCAAAAATCCAAACAATGTGATCTTCAACAGTAGTGGAGCAGTTAGCATCTATCCAATGAGTGTTACTGGGAACCTGAGTCAGAGAGACTGCACCACTCTGTTTTCTAATTTAACCaccacatacacagacacatactTCTTCAGAGTAGAGAGAGAACCATTCAAGGCGACAGCTTCTTGTGATCCTCTTCAAATAACAGTCAGAg ATTCTCCTTGGAGGCCCAATATTACAATCTCAGGTGATCTGAAGGAGAAGGAGTCTGTCACTATaacctgctcagctctcactccCTGTCCACACTCCCCTCCTCAACTCACCTGGAATCTCCAACAAGACTCTCACAACAAAATAGAGGAAAACACAGATGGAAGCTTTACAACTAAAATCCAGCAGACCATCACTCTGTCAgacacacatgatggaaagaaGATCAACTGCTCTGCCAGATATCCTGTGAACCAAGGAAAAGACACCAagacagcagagacagaagaGACTCTCAGTGTTTCAT TTGCTCCTAAAGACACCTCAGCATCCATCAGTCCATCAGGTTTGGTGTCAGCAGGCAGCTGGGTGAAGCTGACCTGCTCCAGCAGAGCCAAACCTCCAGTCAGCAGCTTCACCTGGTTCAAGAAGAGCAGAGATGGAGCTGTGAAAGTATCTGAAGGAGAGATTTACAGCTTCAATGTAACAGATGGAggagtttattactgtgtggCCACTAATGATCTGGGTAATCAGACATCAGCAGAGATGATTCTAACAG TAACAGAACAGCCTTCATCATGGTGGGCTGCTGTAGGTGGGATCAGCGGGATCATCATATTCATCTGtatggtttttgtgttttg gcAACTAAAATCAGCACATCGACCTTCACATCAGACATGG AGTCTGTCTCTTCAAGAAGCAGCCAGAACAGCAGAAAATGAAGACGTCCATTATGGAGAGATTGACTTCTCCAAGCAGAGACCTTCTTTAGACCCAGTGCAGGAGAGCACACAGCAGCAGGATTTGGTGTTTTCACAGGTCAAAGTGTGCAAGACTCCAAACAGCTTAACACAGACATGTGATGGGCCAGAGTGTATCTACGCTCAAGTGCAGAAGAAATGA
- the LOC134634157 gene encoding uncharacterized protein LOC134634157 — protein sequence MTSVMAALCVNMLRTNMLLSIFILSSALAACPEDSALLVTTPEQMEALSGSCLQIPCNFKAKPEKAFNGRRAVVGVWIKSDSRLLIDPKNVIFNSSGAVSIYPMSITGNLSQRDCTTLFSDLSTKYTDTYFFRVESDAFKATAYCDRLQITVRDSPWRPNITISGDLKEKESVTITCSALTPCPHSPPQLTWNLQQDSHNKIEENTDGSFTTKIQQNITLSDTHDGKKISCSARYPVNQGKDTKSAETEETLSVSYPPRLISPTGPVSVGSMVTLTCSCQANPPVDSYVWFMTSGDKLEMIRADTKVYSFEVTKLDRDRLFYCGCGNHLDIQISAGSQLLFEGDEHWGKMAVMKTVGIIILVSTLVIFECWFRSRRTGVAAVLGVFSLWCLASSTTTKIARLFTPFSPLENSARHGFLTSDLHTGASSAYLDFSSSPSCTFPKRPATCPPAPINLTLLFQSGYMIHCNCAKTPSFLCEITRSLGKKFVNMVTVGMLSVLLFVSAALADCPKKADLIITAPKKLEALSGSCLQIPCSFRPREGLAFISTRKTFGVWIKNDSKFDKNPNNVIFNSSGAVSIYPMSITGNLSQRNCTTLFSNLTTTYTDTYFFRIESETFKATASCDPLQITVRDSPWRLNITIPGDLKEKESVTITCSALTPCPHSPPQLTWNLQQDSHNKIEKNTDGSFTTKIQQTITLSDTHDGKKISCSARYPVNQGKDTKTAETEETLSVSFAPKNTSASISPSGLVSAGSWVKLTCSSRAKPPVSSFTWFKKSRDGAVKVSEGEIYSFNVTDGGVYYCVATNDLGIQTSAEIHLNISGVDTWWAAVGGIIGIITLICLVFILWRLKSVKHGASDQTQSLSLQEAARTAENEDIHYGQIDFSKQRPGPSLDRLQESTQEQDLVYSQVKVCKTQSRDRPSQTADGPECIYAQVLKK from the exons ATGACGAGTGTCATGGCAGCACTGTGTGTGAACATGCTGAGAACCAACATGTTACTGAGTATCTTCATTCTTTCAA GCGCCTTGGCTGCTTGTCCTGAGGATTCAGCTTTACTCGTCACTACACCAGAGCAGATGGAAGCACTGAGTGGATCTTGTCTCCAAATCCCATGTAACTTTAAAGCTAAACCAGAAAAGGCTTTTAATGGGAGAAGAGCAGTTGTTGGAGTGTGGATTAAAAGTGACAGTAGACTTTTAATAGATCCAAAAAATGTGATCTTCAACAGTAGTGGAGCAGTTAGCATCTATCCAATGAGTATTACTGGGAACCTGAGTCAGAGAGACTGCACCACTCTGTTTTCTGATTTATCCACCAAGTACACAGACACATACTTCTTCAGAGTAGAGAGTGACGCATTCAAGGCCACAGCTTACTGTGATCGTCTTCAAATTACAGTTAGAG ATTCTCCTTGGAGGCCCAATATTACAATCTCAGGTGATCTGAAGGAGAAGGAGTCTGTCACTATaacctgctcagctctcactccCTGTCCACACTCCCCTCCTCAACTCACCTGGAATCTCCAACAAGACTCTCACAACAAAATAGAGGAAAACACAGATGGAAGCTTTACAACTAAAATCCAGCAGAACATCACTCTGTCAgacacacatgatggaaagaaGATCAGCTGCTCTGCCAGATATCCTGTGAACCAAGGAAAAGACACCAAGTCAGCAGAGACAGAAGAGACTCTCAGTGTTTCAT ACCCTCCCAGGCTGATCAGTCCCACTGGTCCTGTATCAGTGGGCAGCATGGTGACTCTAACCTGTTCCTGCCAGGCAAACCCTCCTGTTGACAGCTATGTCTGGTTCATGACCAGTGGTGACAAACTGGAGATGATCAGAGCTGACACAAAGGTTTACAGCTTTGAGGTGACCAAACTCGATCGAGACAGATTGTTTTACTGCGGCTGCGGGAATCATCTGGACATCCAGATATCAGCAGGCAGTCAGCTGCTGTTTGAAG GTGATGAACACTGGGGGAAAATGGCTGTAATGAAGACTGTGGGAATCATAATACTTGTCAGCACACTGGTCATCTTTGAGTG ctgGTTTAGATCGAGAC GAACAGGCGTGGCCGCAGTTCTCGGGGTGTTCAGCTTGTGGTGTTTGGCATCGTCTACTACTACTAAGATCGCTCGTCTGTTTACTCCGTTCAGCCCCCTGGAGAACAGCGCCAGGCATGGATTCCTGACTTCGGACCTTCACACCGGTGCTTCATCTGCTTACCTGGATTTCTCCTCATCACCTTCCTGCACCTTTCCGAAACGTCCAGCCACCTGCCCGCCTGCTCCCATTAATCTAACGTTACTGTTT CAGTCAGGCTACATGATTCACTGTAACTGTGCTAAAACTCCCTCATTTCTCTGTGAAATCACTCGTTCACTTG GGAAGAAGTTTGTGAACATGGTGACAGTCGGCATGTTATCGGTTCTCCTCTTTGTTTCAG CTGCTTTGGCTGATTGTCCTAAGAAAGCAGACCTCATCATAACTGCACCAAAGAAGCTGGAAGCACTGAGTGGATCTTGTTTACAAATCCCATGTAGCTTCAGACCCAGAGAAGGACTGGCATTTATCAGCACAAGAAAAACGTTTGGAGTGTGGATTAAAAATGATTCCAAATTTGACAAAAATCCAAATAATGTGATCTTCAACAGTAGTGGAGCAGTTAGCATCTATCCAATGAGTATTACTGGGAACCTGAGTCAGAGGAACTGCACCACTCTGTTTTCTAATTTAACCaccacatacacagacacatactTCTTCAGAATAGAGAGTGAAACATTCAAGGCGACAGCTTCTTGTGATCCTCTTCAAATAACAGTCAGAG ATTCTCCTTGGAGGCTCAATATTACAATCCCAGGTGATCTGAAGGAGAAGGAGTCTGTCACTATaacctgctcagctctcactccCTGTCCACACTCCCCTCCTCAACTCACCTGGAATCTCCAACAAGACTCTCACaacaaaatagagaaaaacacagaTGGAAGCTTTACAACTAAAATCCAGCAGACCATCACTCTGTCAgacacacatgatggaaagaaGATCAGCTGTTCTGCCAGATATCCTGTGAACCAAGGAAAAGACACCAagacagcagagacagaagaGACTCTCAGTGTTTCAT TTGCTCCCAAAAACACCTCAGCATCCATCAGTCCATCAGGTTTGGTGTCAGCAGGCAGCTGGGTGAAGCTGACCTGCTCCAGCAGAGCCAAACCTCCAGTCAGCAGCTTCACCTGGTTCAAGAAGAGCAGAGATGGAGCTGTGAAAGTATCTGAAGGAGAGATTTACAGCTTCAATGTAACAGATGGAggagtttattactgtgtggCCACTAATGATCTGGGTATTCAGACATCAGCAGAGATTCATCTTAATATTTCAG GAGTTGATACGTGGTGGGCTGCTGTTGGAGGGATCATTGGGATCATAACactcatttgtttggttttcatccTTTG GCGGCTGAAGTCAGTCAAACATGGAGCTTCCGATCAGACACAG AGTCTGTCTCTCCAAGAAGCAGCCAGAACAGCAGAAAACGAAGACATCCATTATGGACAGATTGACTTCTCCAAGCAGAGACCCGGACCTTCTTTAGACCGATTGCAGGAGAGCACACAGGAGCAGGATTTGGTGTATTCACAGGTCAAAGTGTGCAAGACTCAAAGCAGAGACAGGCCATCACAGACAGCTGATGGCCCAGAGTGTATCTATGCTCAAGTCCTGAAGAAATGA